In Parasegetibacter sp. NRK P23, a single genomic region encodes these proteins:
- the cas2 gene encoding CRISPR-associated endonuclease Cas2 produces MWVLVFFDLPTETKKDRKIATKFRKDILADGFQMFQFSIYLRHCSSRENADVHIKRVKKILPEKGHVGIMCITDKQFGMMEIFRGHEAVDGPETVQQLELF; encoded by the coding sequence ATGTGGGTATTAGTGTTCTTCGACCTGCCCACAGAAACGAAAAAGGACCGGAAAATCGCCACGAAATTTCGGAAAGACATTCTTGCGGATGGGTTCCAGATGTTTCAATTCAGTATATATCTGCGGCATTGCAGCAGCCGCGAGAATGCCGATGTGCATATTAAACGGGTGAAAAAGATTCTTCCTGAAAAAGGTCATGTGGGCATTATGTGCATTACGGACAAGCAGTTCGGGATGATGGAGATTTTCCGGGGTCATGAGGCGGTTGACGGGCCGGAAACGGTGCAGCAGCTGGAGTTATTTTAA